Proteins found in one Candidatus Palauibacter scopulicola genomic segment:
- a CDS encoding type II toxin-antitoxin system HicB family antitoxin gives MEEYPQTSGNRTGEVALKYAAVIEKTTNGYSGYVPDLPGCVAAGDSCEEAEKLLRHAVALHVESLREHGDPIPEPQTSVASVDVPA, from the coding sequence GTGGAGGAGTATCCTCAAACAAGCGGGAATCGGACAGGGGAGGTTGCATTGAAATACGCGGCCGTCATCGAGAAAACCACGAATGGTTACTCCGGTTATGTGCCTGACTTGCCTGGGTGCGTGGCCGCCGGAGACTCATGTGAGGAGGCGGAGAAACTGCTCCGCCATGCGGTCGCCCTCCATGTTGAATCCCTTCGAGAGCACGGAGACCCCATCCCGGAGCCGCAGACTTCGGTTGCGTCGGTCGACGTGCCGGCATAG
- a CDS encoding type II toxin-antitoxin system HicA family toxin translates to MPKVREAIRLVTADGWRLVRTRGSHRQYQHPEKPGTVTIAGRPSKDLALGTWRSILKQAGIGQGRLH, encoded by the coding sequence ATGCCCAAGGTGCGAGAGGCCATACGGCTCGTGACGGCCGACGGCTGGAGACTGGTCCGAACACGCGGAAGTCATCGACAGTATCAACACCCCGAGAAGCCCGGTACGGTGACCATAGCGGGTCGACCGAGCAAAGACTTGGCCCTTGGAACGTGGAGGAGTATCCTCAAACAAGCGGGAATCGGACAGGGGAGGTTGCATTGA
- a CDS encoding acyl-CoA carboxylase subunit beta translates to MGKTDDSRMGALVAELRELEARIQRGGGEARVARQHAQGKLTARERVDLLIDEGGGFLEIGLLIAHDRYDGKAPAAGVVTGVGEVCGREVAIVANDQTVKAGSWWPETIVKILRAQEIAMRCRVPIVYLVDSAGVNLPYQGGVFPGQYGASRIFYYNSIMRHYLEVPQISAVMGQCIAGGAYLPALSDVIVMVEGTSFMGLGGPNLVKGATGQEVEAEELGGALMHNRVSGVAHYRVEDDRACIEKVRALVAGLPAGLRPDPAARPRDAARAAEEAYALLPGDHRQPFDMEAVLDTILDEGPFDEFQADRAPEMLTGTGHIDGYRVGVIANRRGMFRGEAGEPPKFGGIVYTESAEKVAYFMELCDRHDTPLLFVQDVSGFMVGPEAEQSGIIRAGARMVESMATARVPKIVLTVNHASGAGYYAMAAQGFDPDFIFTWPTGRMGVMEGEAAVQAAFGRKLEEAAGGELDEETAAAIARTRENYEEQLDAKYAAARGFVDAIVTPEDTRAVLSLALRCSLGNPGPHLGPFTLPDRL, encoded by the coding sequence GTGGGCAAAACCGACGACAGCCGGATGGGCGCGCTCGTGGCCGAACTGCGCGAGCTCGAAGCCCGGATCCAGCGCGGCGGCGGGGAAGCGCGCGTGGCCCGGCAGCACGCCCAGGGAAAACTCACGGCCCGCGAGCGGGTCGACCTTCTCATCGACGAGGGCGGCGGCTTCCTCGAGATCGGCCTCCTGATCGCGCACGACCGGTACGACGGCAAGGCGCCGGCCGCCGGCGTCGTCACCGGGGTGGGCGAGGTCTGCGGGCGCGAGGTCGCGATCGTCGCGAACGACCAGACGGTGAAGGCCGGGAGCTGGTGGCCCGAGACGATCGTGAAGATCCTGCGGGCGCAGGAGATCGCGATGCGGTGCCGCGTGCCGATCGTCTATCTCGTGGACTCGGCCGGCGTGAACCTGCCGTATCAGGGCGGAGTCTTCCCGGGACAGTACGGCGCCAGCCGCATCTTCTACTACAACTCGATCATGCGACACTACCTGGAGGTGCCGCAGATCTCCGCCGTGATGGGCCAGTGCATCGCGGGGGGCGCCTATCTCCCCGCCCTGTCGGACGTGATCGTGATGGTCGAGGGGACGAGCTTCATGGGTCTCGGGGGGCCGAACCTGGTGAAGGGGGCGACCGGGCAGGAGGTCGAGGCCGAGGAACTCGGCGGGGCGCTCATGCACAACCGCGTGAGCGGCGTGGCGCACTACCGGGTGGAGGACGACCGCGCGTGCATCGAGAAGGTCCGCGCGCTCGTCGCCGGACTCCCCGCCGGACTGCGCCCGGACCCCGCCGCCCGACCGCGGGACGCGGCGCGCGCCGCGGAGGAGGCCTACGCCCTCCTGCCCGGCGATCACCGGCAGCCCTTCGACATGGAGGCGGTCCTGGACACGATCCTCGACGAGGGTCCGTTCGATGAGTTCCAGGCGGACCGCGCGCCGGAGATGCTCACGGGCACGGGGCACATCGACGGCTACCGCGTGGGGGTCATCGCGAACCGGCGGGGCATGTTCCGGGGCGAGGCCGGCGAACCGCCGAAGTTCGGCGGGATCGTGTACACGGAGAGCGCCGAGAAGGTGGCTTACTTCATGGAGCTGTGCGACCGGCACGACACGCCGCTCCTCTTCGTGCAGGACGTGAGCGGGTTCATGGTCGGGCCGGAGGCGGAGCAGTCCGGCATCATCCGGGCGGGCGCGCGCATGGTGGAGTCGATGGCGACGGCCCGCGTGCCCAAGATCGTGCTCACGGTCAACCACGCGAGCGGGGCGGGGTATTACGCGATGGCGGCGCAGGGGTTCGACCCCGACTTCATCTTCACCTGGCCGACGGGGCGGATGGGGGTGATGGAGGGAGAGGCCGCCGTGCAGGCCGCGTTCGGACGCAAGCTGGAGGAGGCGGCGGGCGGGGAACTGGACGAGGAGACGGCGGCGGCGATCGCACGGACCCGGGAGAACTACGAGGAGCAGCTCGATGCGAAATACGCGGCGGCGCGCGGCTTCGTGGACGCGATCGTGACCCCGGAGGATACGCGGGCGGTGTTGTCGCTCGCGCTCCGTTGCTCCCTCGGAAACCCGGGGCCGCACCTCGGACCCTTCACGCTTCCGGACCGCCTGTGA
- a CDS encoding amidase family protein yields MAGLVGFAIGSETLGSIVSPSTRCGASGLRPTFGRVSRAGAMALSWSMDKLGPICRSVEDCAIVLDAIQGSDDQDPTARDVAFDWDPERPLSELRVAYVPSAFEAEREDAEWKAFDEASLEVVRGFGIDPVPVELPDDLPYDAMRIILSAEQGAAFDDLIVSGREDELVQQGENARPNIMRTGRMIPASEYIQANRARTIAMHRFARTMEGIDVVVTPSFGGSMLLLTNLTGHPQVVIPNGFRSEDGTPTSISFVGKLFGDAEALRLAMAVQDATEHHLRRPPRFAS; encoded by the coding sequence GTGGCGGGGCTCGTCGGATTTGCGATCGGGAGCGAGACGCTGGGCTCGATCGTCTCTCCCTCCACCCGCTGCGGCGCCTCGGGGCTCCGGCCCACCTTCGGGCGCGTGAGCCGGGCGGGGGCGATGGCCCTCTCGTGGTCGATGGACAAGCTGGGGCCGATCTGCCGCAGCGTGGAGGACTGCGCGATCGTGCTCGACGCGATTCAGGGATCGGACGACCAGGATCCGACGGCACGCGATGTGGCCTTCGACTGGGACCCGGAGCGCCCGCTCTCGGAGCTGCGCGTCGCCTACGTGCCCTCGGCCTTCGAGGCGGAGCGGGAGGACGCGGAGTGGAAGGCGTTCGACGAGGCGTCGCTGGAGGTCGTGCGCGGGTTCGGGATCGACCCGGTGCCCGTCGAACTCCCGGACGACCTCCCCTACGACGCGATGCGGATCATCCTCAGCGCCGAGCAGGGGGCGGCCTTCGACGACCTGATCGTGAGCGGGCGGGAGGATGAACTCGTGCAGCAGGGGGAGAACGCGCGCCCCAACATCATGCGCACCGGCCGCATGATTCCCGCGTCCGAATACATCCAGGCGAACCGGGCGCGCACGATCGCCATGCACCGCTTCGCGCGGACGATGGAGGGGATCGACGTCGTCGTCACGCCGAGTTTCGGGGGATCGATGCTCCTGCTCACGAACCTCACGGGCCACCCGCAGGTCGTGATCCCGAACGGGTTTCGGTCGGAGGACGGGACGCCGACGAGCATTTCGTTCGTCGGGAAGCTGTTCGGCGACGCGGAGGCGCTGCGGCTCGCGATGGCGGTGCAGGACGCGACGGAGCACCACCTGCGGCGCCCGCCGCGGTTCGCGTCGTGA
- a CDS encoding cobalamin B12-binding domain-containing protein, translating into MEPKIRVLVAKPGLDGHDRGAKVMAAALQDAGMEVIYTGLHQTPEMIAATALQEDVDVVALSILSGAHMTLFPRVKSLLDGQGMDGVLLTGGGIIPAEDMEALNDLGVGRLFGPGTSTAEAVDYIRAWFDEHGREASAANG; encoded by the coding sequence ATCGAACCGAAGATCCGTGTGCTCGTGGCCAAGCCGGGGCTCGACGGCCACGACCGTGGTGCGAAGGTGATGGCGGCCGCCCTCCAGGACGCGGGGATGGAGGTCATCTACACCGGACTCCACCAGACGCCCGAGATGATCGCCGCCACCGCGCTCCAGGAGGACGTGGACGTCGTGGCGCTCTCGATCCTGTCGGGGGCGCACATGACGCTCTTCCCGCGCGTGAAGTCGCTCCTCGACGGCCAGGGGATGGACGGCGTGCTGCTCACGGGGGGAGGGATCATCCCCGCCGAGGACATGGAGGCGCTGAACGACCTCGGCGTCGGCCGCCTCTTCGGGCCGGGGACCTCGACCGCCGAGGCCGTCGACTACATCCGCGCCTGGTTCGACGAGCACGGGCGCGAAGCCTCCGCGGCGAACGGCTAG
- a CDS encoding GntG family PLP-dependent aldolase: MTIDLRSDTVTRPTEAMRAAMAAAPVGDDCYGDDPTVLELERRTAAILGKEAAMYVPTGTMSNQLALRAHTEPGDAVLIGPGAHIWFGEGGAPSPISGVVIRPLEGERGMFGAATLRAALNLDMGTVRARMQSPVRLVCAENTHNGAGGAVWPPELLREMLAAAREAGLATHLDGARLWNATAATGIPEAEFAAGFDTVNVCFSKALGAPLGSALAGPADLIERARRFKQLYGGGFRQAGIVAAGALYALEHHRGRLAEDHARARTLVRGLSAIPGLEVDVEGVETNIVRFRTTAVDAPEFAARCRNEGVLLNAYSRRDLRVIPNLHTTDDDVRAALDIFRAAAAA, from the coding sequence GTGACGATCGACCTCCGCAGCGACACGGTGACGCGCCCCACGGAGGCGATGCGGGCGGCGATGGCGGCGGCCCCCGTGGGCGACGACTGCTACGGCGACGACCCCACGGTGCTCGAGCTGGAGCGGCGGACGGCGGCGATCCTCGGCAAGGAAGCCGCCATGTACGTGCCGACGGGGACGATGAGCAACCAGCTCGCCCTGCGCGCGCACACCGAGCCGGGCGACGCCGTGCTCATCGGGCCGGGCGCGCACATCTGGTTCGGCGAGGGGGGCGCCCCGTCGCCGATCTCCGGGGTCGTCATCCGGCCGCTCGAGGGCGAACGCGGCATGTTCGGCGCGGCGACGCTGCGGGCGGCGCTCAACCTCGACATGGGGACCGTGCGGGCCCGCATGCAGTCGCCCGTGCGCCTCGTCTGCGCCGAGAACACGCACAACGGGGCGGGCGGCGCCGTGTGGCCGCCGGAGCTCCTGCGCGAGATGCTCGCTGCCGCGCGCGAGGCCGGCCTCGCGACCCACCTCGACGGCGCCCGGCTGTGGAACGCGACCGCCGCCACCGGCATCCCCGAGGCCGAGTTCGCGGCGGGCTTCGACACGGTGAACGTCTGCTTCTCCAAGGCGCTCGGCGCCCCGCTGGGCTCCGCCCTCGCCGGCCCGGCCGACCTCATCGAGCGCGCCCGCCGCTTCAAGCAGCTGTACGGCGGCGGCTTCCGGCAGGCGGGGATCGTCGCCGCCGGCGCCCTGTACGCGCTCGAGCACCACCGCGGGCGGCTCGCGGAGGACCATGCCCGGGCGAGAACGCTGGTTCGCGGACTCTCCGCGATCCCCGGGCTGGAAGTCGACGTTGAAGGGGTGGAGACGAACATCGTCCGCTTCCGGACGACCGCGGTCGACGCGCCGGAGTTCGCGGCCCGCTGCCGCAACGAAGGGGTGCTGCTGAACGCCTACAGCCGGCGGGACCTGCGGGTCATCCCCAACCTCCACACGACGGATGACGATGTGAGGGCGGCACTGGACATCTTCCGCGCGGCCGCCGCGGCCTAG
- a CDS encoding aminotransferase class V-fold PLP-dependent enzyme, translating to MNPDVRALFPGAREQPYFDISANSLMAEPVRAAIERHLGARMSGRGDKTEMVATVNRARASFASLIGARPDEVAITKNVSDGLNLFGASLPWRAGDNVVLCPALEHPNNIYLWYSLVRTDGIEVRPVAPEEGHVPVEAMAAAMDERTRLVTLPSITFAPGFVTDMKAIATAARGVGALTLVDAAQSVGAHRTDVEDLGVDALAVAAQKALLSVYGFGFLYVRREVAETLTPVHVARFGIELDAHETAYSDDELRFRPGALRFDVGNYNYLGAAATDAALDLLSDWGVGRVERHVRGLAADLANGLLDLGLPVVGGRPGPHLAHIVSVGESGGGRHYTADDPAMNSLYDHLTAAGIRLAIRTGMLRFSIGAYNDKSDIDRVLKAAQAWCSTN from the coding sequence ATGAACCCGGATGTGAGAGCGCTCTTCCCCGGCGCGCGCGAGCAGCCCTACTTCGACATCTCCGCGAACTCACTCATGGCCGAGCCGGTGCGGGCGGCCATCGAGCGTCACCTCGGGGCGAGGATGTCGGGGCGGGGAGACAAGACGGAGATGGTGGCCACCGTCAATCGCGCGCGGGCCTCCTTCGCGTCGCTGATCGGCGCGCGTCCCGACGAGGTCGCGATCACGAAGAACGTCTCGGACGGCCTCAACCTGTTCGGCGCCAGCCTTCCGTGGCGGGCGGGGGACAACGTGGTGCTGTGTCCCGCGCTCGAGCACCCGAACAACATCTACCTCTGGTACAGCCTGGTCCGCACGGACGGGATCGAGGTGCGGCCGGTCGCGCCGGAGGAGGGGCACGTTCCGGTCGAGGCGATGGCCGCGGCGATGGACGAACGAACGCGGCTCGTGACCCTCCCGAGCATCACGTTCGCCCCGGGCTTCGTCACGGACATGAAGGCGATCGCTACGGCGGCCCGCGGCGTCGGAGCGCTGACGCTGGTGGACGCGGCGCAGTCGGTCGGCGCCCACCGCACGGACGTCGAAGATCTCGGCGTGGACGCGCTGGCCGTCGCGGCGCAGAAGGCCCTGCTCTCGGTGTACGGGTTCGGCTTCCTGTATGTGCGGCGCGAGGTGGCCGAGACGCTGACGCCGGTCCACGTGGCGCGCTTCGGGATCGAACTCGACGCGCACGAGACGGCGTACTCGGACGACGAACTCCGCTTCCGACCGGGCGCGCTGCGCTTCGACGTGGGCAACTACAACTACCTCGGGGCGGCGGCCACGGACGCGGCGCTGGACCTGCTCTCCGACTGGGGCGTCGGGCGCGTCGAGCGGCACGTGCGCGGTCTGGCAGCCGACCTGGCGAACGGGTTGCTGGACCTCGGCCTCCCGGTCGTCGGCGGGAGGCCCGGCCCCCACCTGGCGCACATCGTCTCCGTTGGCGAGAGCGGCGGCGGCCGCCACTACACGGCCGACGACCCCGCCATGAACTCGCTTTACGACCACCTGACGGCCGCCGGCATCCGCCTCGCGATCCGCACCGGCATGCTCCGCTTCTCCATCGGCGCCTACAACGACAAGTCCGACATCGACCGCGTCCTGAAGGCCGCTCAAGCCTGGTGCAGCACGAATTGA
- a CDS encoding AI-2E family transporter, with translation MRDDATRVHRTLLNLAAFVIIVAGMRAASALVVSFVLALFLTILCSTPLRWMTDHRIPKSVAVLVLVLVILALGTVAGTLLATPVVELGRSEAQLDRLFAEQIEAVEATLSDYMVRFGLQSPLLDTDELIAISPGWMLGLMRELVENLGFILANGLLIILTMVFMLLEVSSFPTKVRVALGEADAMEARENWEKVGSAVRRYVVLKTIVSLGTGLCVWGLMALLGVNYPILWGVLAFLLNYVPNIGSFIAAVPAVLVAWLTVGVGTAVAAAAGFLVVNIVWGNLIEPKVMGYSVGLSTLVVFASLVFWGWVLGPVGMLLSVPLTVMFRIVLGTNESTRWIAVLLGSERSDEITSAIDAEVAVALGKEG, from the coding sequence ATGCGTGACGACGCGACACGAGTACACCGAACCCTTCTGAACCTGGCGGCCTTCGTCATCATCGTGGCCGGGATGCGGGCCGCCTCCGCGCTCGTCGTCTCCTTCGTGCTCGCGCTGTTTCTCACCATCCTGTGTTCGACGCCGCTGCGCTGGATGACGGACCACCGGATTCCCAAGTCCGTCGCGGTCCTCGTCCTCGTGCTCGTCATCCTCGCCCTCGGCACGGTGGCCGGGACTCTGCTGGCGACCCCCGTCGTCGAACTCGGACGCTCGGAAGCGCAGCTCGACCGACTCTTCGCGGAGCAGATCGAGGCGGTGGAGGCCACGCTGAGCGACTACATGGTGCGGTTCGGGCTCCAGTCGCCTCTGCTCGACACCGACGAACTCATCGCGATCTCGCCGGGCTGGATGCTCGGCCTGATGCGGGAACTCGTCGAGAACCTCGGCTTCATCCTCGCCAACGGGCTCCTCATCATCCTCACGATGGTCTTCATGCTGCTCGAGGTCTCGAGCTTTCCCACCAAGGTGCGGGTCGCCCTGGGCGAGGCGGATGCGATGGAGGCGCGGGAGAACTGGGAGAAGGTCGGGAGCGCGGTCCGGCGCTACGTCGTGCTCAAGACGATCGTCAGCCTCGGCACCGGGCTCTGCGTGTGGGGGCTGATGGCGCTCCTGGGCGTCAACTACCCGATCCTGTGGGGCGTGCTCGCGTTCCTGCTGAACTACGTGCCCAACATCGGGTCCTTCATCGCCGCCGTGCCCGCCGTGCTGGTCGCGTGGCTCACGGTCGGGGTCGGGACGGCGGTCGCCGCCGCGGCCGGCTTCCTCGTCGTCAACATCGTGTGGGGCAACCTCATCGAGCCGAAGGTCATGGGGTACAGCGTGGGCCTGTCGACGCTCGTCGTGTTCGCTTCGCTCGTCTTCTGGGGATGGGTCCTGGGACCGGTGGGGATGCTGCTGTCGGTGCCGCTCACGGTGATGTTCCGCATCGTGCTGGGGACGAACGAGTCCACCCGCTGGATCGCGGTCCTGCTGGGCTCGGAGCGCTCGGACGAGATCACCTCCGCGATCGACGCCGAAGTCGCCGTCGCGCTCGGAAAAGAAGGCTAG